A segment of the Pogoniulus pusillus isolate bPogPus1 unplaced genomic scaffold, bPogPus1.pri scaffold_225_arrow_ctg1, whole genome shotgun sequence genome:
TGGGTGAATCAGTCCAATATAGCATACCCCAGTCCAATTAGGTGGTAACCCTTTTATAGAATTTGTCCCTGCCAATGTGTTAGGGAAAAGGACATTGTTCCATCTCCCCTCAGGATGTGCACGACTCTTCATACTAAAATACCAAGCACCCAAATGATTTCTCACTAAGACAATACACCAAAGACATATTTTGGACAAAAGAACAATGCTGAATTGCTTAACAAACCAGGACAGAATACATTAATTCCATATCCCCCCACCCCGTCAGTCCTTCAGTTGGGAGTCCATTGAAGCTTAGGTAAAGCTTCCCCGTGTATCAGGCAAAAGAATAATGCTGAATCAtttaacagaacagaacagaatacatTAGTTCCATAACCCCCCACCCCGTCAATCCTTCAGGTGGGAGTCCATTGAAGCTTAGGTAAAGCTTCCCCGTGTATCTGATGACACTGCCAGGCTGTGAGGAAAGGGCAGTCGGCAGTCCTCTGTTGTAGTGATGCTGCGGGGAGAACTTGTAGCCTGCAAAACTTGAGAAGTCATTAGTATGGCAACAAAACAAATCCTTCTGACAATATCTCAAGGAATCTTTAGTCAactccctcagatactgataaggTATCAGTGCAAGGCACCCCCACCCAACGTGAGGCTCCCTGAGCCTGCCCAGGTGAAGCTAATTGCTTTGAATGGGCCGGTAAGTGCCTTTGATTGTTTCAGCTTGAAGCCAAGCTAAGCACAAACCAAATCCACCTCCCAAACCCTGTACAATTTGCAATTGATTGGTGAGCTCACAGATCTCTAGGCGTCACCTCCCCCACTCACCACAGAGGGGTGaggctctcagctcctctgaggcTGAGAAGGGGGCACGCCTTTCCCCACATCAGATAAGTCTATCAAGGGGGGTGCAGTGGGTTCGAGTTTCTGGCTAGACTCTGGCCAGTTTTTTACAACGATTTCCAACTGCACTGAAGATAACCCATCAATCACTTCTTTTGGGATACCTTTCTTTCGGCCAAGCCCCCACCAATACTGTCTAGTGTTCAGGTGCTCCCTCCCCCCAGTCGAGTGTCGTTTGGGGATTCGAAGCATCTGGCTCCGGGGATCTGCACTTGGCAGTGGGTGATTAATTTCCACATGCCTCAAGCCTCTAGTCTCAGGCTTATGAACTTCCTCAGGCACCCCATACTGCCTGGCATAATCTAATAGCTCTCTAGCCACCTCCTCCCACGTCCATTGTCTGCCATCGGGCTGGTTCCTCCCGGGTGTTAAGTTCTCCCTCAGAGTAGCTTGTATTCGGGAGGTAAGTGGGGTGTCAGCTATCTCCTTTTGGAGCTGAATGCCTTTCATCTTGAGGGAGTCAGGAAGTCCCCTCACCAGGGGGGTCATTCGCTTTGGGTCCACCAAGAGAGAAAGGGGCGATTCAAAATGATGTTTCAGTTCTCTATCATAGACCATTTGCAAacaagctgccttctgcacattttccattatctgattcatgcctcccctcagaactagaggctctcctctctcctttgaaTCAAAGCCCCCAGCCCAAAAAGCTGCTCGCTGagtaaggctccagggaccacTCCTATTGCCCGTAGTTAGGAACACATTAGCACCCCAATAGCCtgtagcttcagcctctgtcaacCTAATTTGATCACCTCCAGTTCTAGAGACACGCCATACATATTCCACCTCAGACTCTCCAGCCGAACGTGTAAACTCTTTACGCAgtttggccagctcagtggaagaaaagggtATCTCTTTCGTTGTGATGGCAGGGGTGCCATCCTCATCCTCGTACAGCATCTCAGTTTTAATGAGAGGACGCATGTGAgccgcagcttcctctgctgctgccagttctgCCTGGGGGTATATGGAGGCAGGCTCTGTCTGCTTTAACTCTTCCTCCTTCAAAAACCACTTTTGCcacttctgttctgtttttaatCTATCCTTAAGATCTGCCACTTCGTCTTTTAAAGTTACAATATGCCCTTG
Coding sequences within it:
- the LOC135174018 gene encoding uncharacterized protein LOC135174018 — protein: MSLLGAVSMLTVPKVEEMDLQNPIWIVNVRPLTLKAMATVERLFCLLEAHGARPSVEGLDWARENWSNCQSVADRIVALQKEARAKSGKGKAFICAVLGACLAASIDEKQSQNGRENKIVSSLQDLVDSLQGHIVTLKDEVADLKDRLKTEQKWQKWFLKEEELKQTEPASIYPQAELAAAEEAAAHMRPLIKTEMLYEDEDGTPAITTKEIPFSSTELAKLRKEFTRSAGESEVEYVWRVSRTGGDQIRLTEAEATGYWGANVFLTTGNRSGPWSLTQRAAFWAGGFDSKERGEPLVLRGGMNQIMENVQKAACLQMVYDRELKHHFESPLSLLVDPKRMTPLVRGLPDSLKMKGIQLQKEIADTPLTSRIQATLRENLTPGRNQPDGRQWTWEEVARELLDYARQYGVPEEVHKPETRGLRHVEINHPLPSADPRSQMLRIPKRHSTGGREHLNTRQYWWGLGRKKGGEGKGLGIKVYDNLGRKRRSISTQLAQGSGQKWGKDDWTPQRIIEYYGPATWNPHEWISGAREPIYNLNRIIRLQAVLEIITNETARALDLLADQSTQMRTAIIQHRMVLDYLLAEEGGVCGKLNDSNCCLQIDDNGKV